A window of the Pristiophorus japonicus isolate sPriJap1 chromosome 13, sPriJap1.hap1, whole genome shotgun sequence genome harbors these coding sequences:
- the znf423 gene encoding zinc finger protein 423 isoform X4, with protein MLGEGCDLGLVDEEGGTGLPYPCQFCDKSFSRLSYLKRHEQIHSDKLPFKCTFCSRLFKHKRSRDRHIKLHTGDKKYHCHECEAAFSRSDHLKIHLKTHSSNKPFKCTICKRGFSSTSSLQSHMQAHKKNKDHVAKLEKEMKKEDVVCDYCDETFNQAEDLEKHMATNHPQICEKAELQCIHCPEVFAEENALINHIDLAHGNKKHKCPMCPEQFPTVEEVYCHLDSHRQPDSSNHSISPDPATGSAASMSSTTPDSSASVERGSTPDSTLKPSRSQRKTSGSLEREGSQNSWSPKVTYSCPYCSKRDFSSLAVLEIHLKTIHSDKPQQSHTCQFCLDSLPTLYNLNEHVRKVHKNNVFPVMQFSSASTFHCNYCPEMFADLNSLQEHIRITHCVPSAISQDGNHTFFCSHCSLGFLTESSLAEHIQQAHCNVGNPKLESPVLQATQSFMEVYSCPYCTNSPIFGTILKLTKHIKENHKNIPLANSGRKSKSEQSPVSSDAEVSSPKRQRLSASVPSLSNGEYPCNQCDLKFSSFESFQSHLKSHLEILLRKQSCPQCKEDFDSQETLLQHLTIHYMTTSTHYVCESCDKQFSSVDDLQKHLLDMHTFVLYHCTLCQEVFDSKVSIQVHLAVKHSNEKKMYRCTACNWDFRKEADLQLHVKHSHLGNPAKARKCIFCGDTFSTEVELQCHITTHSKKYNCKFCSKAFHAIILLEKHLREKHCVFDNSSQNGTANGIASCNKRVETDLQNILLKNHETLNSHEASEDDIDASEPMYGCDICGAAYTMEILLQNHRLRDHNIRPGEDECSRKKAEFIKGSHKCNICARTFFSESGLREHMQTHRGPAKHYMCPICGERFPSLLTLTEHKVTHSKSLDTGTCRICKMPLQSEEEFIEHCQMHPDLRNSLTGFRCVVCMQTVTSTLELKIHGTFHMQKLSGNSASSSPNNQSHQRLYKCALCLKEFRSKQDLVKLDINGLPYGLCAGCMNRSTNGQSSNVTQQESNERTSASLRCPDCAVKFETVEDLENHIQIDHREMTPETSSQKKSSQASPAPRKKTYQCIKCQMTFETEREIQIHVANHMIEEGINHECKLCNQMFDSPAKLLCHLIEHSFEGMGGTFKCPVCFTVFVQANKLQQHIFAVHGQEDKIYDCSQCPQKFFFQTELQNHMMSQHAQ; from the exons ATGCTAGGAGAGGGCTGTGATCTTGGCCTTGTGGATGAAGAAGGAGGGACCGGTTTGCCCTACCCATGCCAATTTTGTGACAAGTCATTCAGCCGTTTGAGTTACCTTAAGAGGCATGAGCAAATCCACAGCGACAAACTTCCCTTCAAGTGTACATTTTGTAGCCGCTTATTCAAACATAAACGAAGTCGTGACCGTCATATCAAACTTCACACTGGAGACAAGAAGTATCACTGTCATGAGTGTGAAGCAGCTTTTTCTCGCAGTGATCATCTCAAGATTCACTTGAAAACTCACAGCTCAAATAAGCCATTCAAGTGTACCATTTGCAAACGTGGGTTCTCTTCCACTAGTTCATTGCAGAGTCACATGCAGGCTCATAAGAAGAACAAAGATCATGTTGCCAAGCTTGAGAAGGAGATGAAGAAAGAAGATGTTGTCTGCGATTATTGTGATGAGACATTTAATCAAGCTGAAGACTTGGAAAAGCATATGGCAACAAATCACCCACAGATTTGTGAGAAAGCAGAATTGCAGTGCATCCATTGCCCTGAAGTATTTGCAGAAGAAAATGCACTGATCAATCACATTGATCTAGCCCACGGGAATAAGAAACATAAGTGCCCAATGTGTCCAGAACAGTTTCCTACTGTGGAAGAAGTCTATTGCCATTTGGATAGCCATAGGCAACCAGATTCTAGTAATCACAGCATAAGTCCTGACCCTGCTACAGGAAGTGCGGCTTCAATGAGCAGCACAACCCCAGATTCCAGTGCTTCAGTAGAGCGAGGGTCCACACCTGATTCTACCCTAAAACCATCCAGAAGTCAGAGGAAAACTTCTGGATCTTTGGAAAGAGAAGGAAGTCAAAACTCCTGGTCACCAAAAGTCACCTATAGCTGCCCATATTGTTCTAAGCGTGATTTCAGTAGTTTGGCTGTCCTTGAAATTCACTTAAAAACTATTCACTCCGATAAACCTCAGCAAAGTCACACATGCCAGTTCTGCCTTGATTCACTTCCCACTTTGTATAACTTAAATGAGCATGTCCGGAAGGTACACAAAAATAATGTTTTTCCAGTAATGCAGTTCAGCAGTGCGTCGACATTTCACTGCAATTACTGCCCAGAGATGTTTGCTGACTTAAATAGTTTGCAGGAACACATACGAATAACACATTGTGTTCCAAGTGCAATCTCTCAAGATGGAAATCATACTTTCTTCTGTTCCCATTGTTCACTGGGATTTCTTACAGAATCTTCACTCGCAGAGCACATTCAGCAAGCTCACTGCAATGTAGGAAATCCCAAACTGGAGTCTCCTGTACTACAGGCTACACAGTCCTTCATGGAAGTATACTCTTGTCCTTACTGCACCAATTCACCCATTTTTGGCACCATCCTTAAGCTCACAAAGCATATCAAGGAAAACCATAAAAACATTCCACTAGCAAACAGTGGCCGAAAATCAAAGTCTGAGCAAAGTCCCGTTTCTTCTGATGCAGAAGTATCTTCTCCCAAAAGACAGAGGTTGTCAGCAAGTGTACCTTCACTATCAAATGGTGAATACCCATGCAATCAGTGTGATCTCAAGTTCTCctcttttgaaagtttccaaagccATCTGAAGTCACATTTGGAAATTCTTCTAAGGAAGCAGTCTTGTCCTCAGTGTAAAGAAGATTTTGATTCCCAGGAGACCCTTTTACAACACCTTACCATACACTACATGACAACGTCTACTCATTATGTCTGTGAGAGCTGTGATAAGCAATTTTCCTCAGTAGATGATCTACAGAAGCACTTGCTGGATATGCATACGTTTGTGCTGTATCACTGCACATTGTGCCAAGAAGTGTTTGATTCCAAGGTCTCCATCCAAGTGCATTTGGCAGTGAAGCACAGTAACGAAAAGAAGATGTACCGCTGCACAGCCTGTAATTGGGATTTTCGAAAGGAAGCAGATCTTCAGCTTCATGTCAAGCATAGCCATTTGGGCAATCCAGCAAAAGCCCGTAAATGTATATTCTGTGGCGACACATTCAGTACAGAAGTAGAACTGCAATGCCACATCACAACACACAGCAAAAAATACAACTGTAAATTTTGTAGTAAGGCCTTCCATGCTATTATTTTGCTAGAAAAGCACTTACGAGAGAAACACTGTGTGTTTGACAACAGTAGTCAAAATGGAACTGCGAATGGAATTGCATCATGCAATAAGAGAGTGGAGACTGACCTCCAGAACATACTGTTGAAGAACCATGAAACTCTAAACAGCCATGAAGCTAGTGAAGATGATATTGATGCCTCAGAACCAATGTATGGTTGTGATATCTGTGGTGCAGCATACACAATGGAGATCCTTCTTCAGAATCACAGGTTGAGAGATCATAACATTCGACCTGGAGAAGATGAATGTTCACGGAAAAAGGCTGAATTCATCAAGGGAAGCCATAAGTGCAACATCTGCGCAAGGACGTTTTTCTCAGAAAGTGGCCTCCGAGAGCACATGCAGACCCATCGTGGACCTGCAAAGCACTACATGTGTCCCATTTGTGGTGAGAGGTTCCCTTCACTTCTAACACTGACTGAGCATAAGGTCACCCATAGCAAAAGCCTTGATACGGGAACTTGCAGGATCTGCAAAATGCCACTGCAGAGTGAAGAGGAATTCATTGAGCATTGCCAGATGCATCCAGACCTGAGAAACTCTCTCACAGGGTTCCGTTGTGTAGTTTGCATGCAGACAGTCACGTCTACTCTTGAGCTGAAAATTCATGGAACATTCCACATGCAGAAATTATCGGGAAATTCTGCATCATCATCGCCAAATAATCAGAGTCATCAGAGACTCTACAAGTGTGCTTTATGCCTGAAAGAGTTTAGGAGCAAACAGGACTTAGTGAAACTTGACATCAATGGCTTGCCATATGGCTTGTGTGCAGGTTGCATGAACAGAAGTACAAATGGCCAATCTTCAAATGTAACTCAGCAGGAAAGCAATGAAAGAACCAGTGCCAGTCTCCGATGTCCTGATTGTGCAGTTAAGTTTGAAACTGTGGAAGATCTGGAGAATCATATTCAAATAGACCATAGAGAAATGACACCAGAGACAAGTAGCCAGAAAAAGTCATCTCAGGCATCACCTGCTCCCAGG AAGAAGACCTACCAGTGCATCAAGTGCCAGATGACTTTTGAGACTGAACGGGAAATACAGATCCATGTTGCAAATCATATGATTG